A region of the Ischnura elegans chromosome 11, ioIscEleg1.1, whole genome shotgun sequence genome:
TAGCAGGGAAGGGAAAAGCAGGGGTTGTCATCCCTATCCAAGTCCTTGTCAGTCAGTATTGAATCTTTGCATTCTGTGATTCCATTTCCATCCAGAGCATCcccaaaaatttctctttttattccatttatctgGAGTTTATAGAATGGAAAAGAATGGGTAAGCATTAGCAAGAATTGGATATCTGCATGCATTACAAAGCAAGATAAACTTGCTTCAAAATTCTTAATACCCTTTGGGTATTTTATATGACTTAATTGGTGAACTTTCAAATGAGCTCAATCAGCAACTCTAAGGTTGTTAGACCTCTGGTAGAGGTGGCACTAActtttccagaatatttttttcttccaaaatacATTCCTGATAGCTGAAGACTGAAAGCACTACACCATAGTAATAGAAGCCATGAATTCAACTGAGAAATATCAACTTCCATTGCTGGTAAATTAACTAAAGTCTTGAAGGTTGGAAGCTAGTATTATAGCCATAAAATCAAGCATTCCCAGCCAACTTGATTGTTGATGATATACATATTTCCAACAATATTTACTCACCTTTAAATCTTGCATGCAGCCAACAAAGCCTTCATgctcatcctcatcattctctGGTGGCTGCTCatatttctttgacttctcaCTTTCATCAGACTCATCCATGGCTTGGTTGCATGGCAGTAGCATGTTAGGGACCCCTCCCAAGAACAGAATGTTTTGTTTGACCCCACCTCCTGAGGACTTTCTTGGCATGGGAGCCCTTTGCTGCCCCCTGACAGCCACTTGGCCATTGATTTTAAGAGACGCCGCGCATTGAAGATAGCTGTTTCCACTTGAGGGGTTGTTCTTGTGGACTGCCTCATATGGAAGAACCTCAAGACTAacgagaaagaaatgaaataattaatgattcTGCATCAGATGAAACTTAATAtggaatcaaaatatttgaaatgaatgaaagCGAAAATTTCATTATTCTACACAAACAATATTTGCAACCAATACATATTGGTGATAGTTTTTCgagttcattccgcgttgactcatatttcaacgcggaatgaacccgaaaaacaatcaccaatcaactcaccatggaagcctccgtaataatttcaaTACATATTGACTTATAAGCCTGAGGATGACCTTATATGTTGAAACTGGTTGCCTGCATGCATAAAGTGTATGGATAATTGATtaatatgattgaaaaaagataaaaattgagaaattcgccgtttgtctttttttctcaTCTTCGAGAAATTTCACAACATAAACCCTGAAACCGTTTGCTTTGACCAATATGATTATTactgtaatatttctaaccctgccgcatgaatggcggtgaaatatacaagaattgccatgagaaaaaattcccctggaccgggaacaAACCACGGACCTTaattggctttccgggccaatgcttAGACCACTaggctatccaggttctttaattcccatggcaattataccatAGTAAATCGGTGTTATatcggtataattgccattggaattaaagaacctggatatcgtagtggtctaagcattggcccggaaagccaattAAGGTCCGTGGTTTGTTCCCGGTCCAagtgaattttttctcacggcaattcttgtatatgatTATTACTGATGAAAGCATGCAATAAAAGGATTGTCCCATAATGAAGAGAGAGTAGTTCACCAATATTTGTTGCTAAACCAACAGACATAGAGCCtgtcagaaataataatttagcTCCATAAGTGATGATCAAAGGTCAACTACTTTAGCCTGCGGATTTCAAAGCTCAACGGACACCCTTTATTGCCGGATTTGATTGAAACACCTTTAAATTGCTATGCCCATAGGATAGAAAGGAGCTATTTACCTATGCCTGTATGGGCATGCTAGGTGTTTAAAGATTTAACAGAGGAGGATACAGACTCAAATTCAGAATGGGGTGTGGGTAGATTTAAGAGAATGCGAAAACATTATTTGGAGTTTTGGGTTTTCTGGAAGGATAATCTTgtgtacataatttatttattttgaatttacccATCAATATAGGGGTCAATGATTGGAAGTGAATTCAGAAATTCTTCCAGTTTCAAATTACTACCTACCAACTTAATTACTAGCATCAACAcaaaaaattttctataaattcaCAGGAGGTATCACTTCCTCTCCTCtgatttttttatgtcattcttaATGATTTTTGCCTCACTTTTTGACCCTGGTGTAAAGAAAAAGAATGTACAGATGGTATccaggaaaatatatatttttagggaTACAGGTATAAGACGGAGGTGTGGGGAGGGGAGCTTGGGCCCcccgaaatgagaaaaattttcaggaCAAAACTTTATACCACTAGCCACTTGGGAGCTATAGCTGTACTTCCTGTCAATCTACTAGTACTATTGTacttcctcaatttttttaaatacatataacatttattttcaatataaaatatcattgtgTGCCCTTATTTAACATTTCATAACCTAACCTTGCATTGATCTTTTCCATCTGTAGGTGGGACAGAATGACAGAGATACCATCCACTAAAAGATAACTTGTCATTCACTAATCTCGAAATAAATGCAATTGCATAGAAAGAACACTTACGTGACAAGAACTGGAATTATCAGGGACTGAATTGGTTGTCTCCTTCCTTGTCCAGCCCACCTTTGGCCATCCTCCTCACCAAATAGCAGTGAACGTCCAAGGCCGCAAGTGAAGTGGAATCGCATCAGTCCACTTTTGTGATTGATGGCCAGCGATGCTTTTGCCATCCGACCCAAGGTAATTTTCATCACCAGACCCCAGCCACCAACCCTTAAACTTCTTTCCTGGAGGTTGATTTTCACAGCAATGGAGGTCGAAATCAAGGAGTGAGAATTTACTGAACGCACGCCACGTCCAGTCCTACTACCGTTATGGTGCAATGTTTGAGGTGGGGATAACTCATTGCCTGGGATTGATGCATTAACTATTTCTCCTGGGTTAGTTGACCCTACAGTTTCAGAGATATTTTGATGAGGTTTAGCTGTGGTTGGGCCATCAGGAAGGGTCCTGTTATGTACATGTTCTGAGGAAGGTATGATGGAACTATCAGTAGTGGATGAAAAGTTTGAAATTTCAGTGAAATTATGATAAACAGTTGCATTTTCAAATCTTGAATCACTGATTGAATGATTGAAACCTTTAATTATAGTAAATGAACCATTAACAGTCTTATTATCCCTCTGAGATTCAACGTATCCCTCAACATCTTCATCCGCGTAGTAAGAATAATTGTGAGAGTATtcatattcatcataatattcaTAAACTTCCTCAAAAAGGGGTCCAGACTCTTCCTCTGAGACAGACACATTTTTCACGGTGTGTCGTTTAAAGTTGGATTTAAAATCCTCCGAGCTTAAGCTGTCTTCCCCTACTTCTTGGTTTGCATGTTCCGAGATATTCAAGGAATGCATTAAAAAGGAGTTCCCATTAAATGATGCAACTTCCACTGTTTTCTTCTTTTCACAAAATCTGCCATCAAAGCGGAATGTGCATTCACACTGAAAATGGGCGAGAAAAGGAACAAATGAACATTTGTTTTGATGAAGGAAGAAATGTGGCACATTTACAATATTCAgagcatgaaaaaatcattcacagcattttaaaaatgaatactttggtcaacacaataataataactttcattcctaaaataataaatgcaatgtTATTGGCAATATACATATCTATATATTTATGGTAATACCATGTCACATCATACAAATGTCAAGACCAAGGAGGCTAAAATGGAGTAGTTTCAAAAATGAGTatttcacctagtgattcaaccATAATGTTAGCACTGCATAGAAAAAGTCGCTTTGTATGCAGTCACATGCTTGGGTGCAAAGTTATGGGCACTATgaataaaattcacaataaaagaATCATTTGACTTTgctgggattcaaacctggatttCCCAATCGCCAGTCAGTTATGCTGCCATCTACACCATCAAGCTATCTTATTCCAAAGTGAATCTCAGACTGGATTAACCAAACAAGGTGCTGACGTCTCGAGTCCACTTGTCTCAAGTTTACCTCATTTGGTTAATCCAGTGATAAGATGGCTTAGTGATGTAATTAGTAGCATACCTGATGGGTAatcaggagatccaggttcgaatcccagcaaagtcaaatgattttttcagggtgaatttcatccttggtgtacataaaaGTTAGTTTGGATAAAGGCGGGTAGAGATTATCCCAGTTTACACCAAAGGCTTGTGAAATCCTCACAATCAGGGTATGGAGgtcagttccttttcctgggcctcctggcattttgagtatttttgggCTTGTCCAAAGCCTTAACCTGGATTATCAACCCCCATATTCTTCAGTATATGCCAAGTGATCCACCCTGTAGGCTAAAATACTCCCCAAGTAAGCTCCATtatgggcatacccaggatcataactagggggggcaagacatggtctagggggggggcaaaccttgttgtgacattagtttatgagattatttccttgaaaaaaatagttttagttTAGTTATCAAGTTATTACATATCTTTTACTAATACgtcatatcatttttcattggtttaaagaaaatttgtggaatgctttcatttcaatccagtactgattttgcttaaagactatagcgatttttgcttcaagggggggcagctgtcccccctgcccctcgctgggtaagccCATCCCTTCCATGCTCGTGTTCAAAATGGATAAAAGcctgtatttttccatctatggctaattctaaaaaaaaaacatattattagaTAACTACTACTGTAAactgataaaaatgttttatgatgtcatttttataaaattgaatttggtGTGTGTGGTATGTTTGCATTGTTTGCATGTATGAATTTGGTGCACCATTTGACTTGGTGCCACACAATAAAAGGGAATCTATGTATATCTTGCTGTCACTTGTAGAAAAATTAGAGTATCATCAAGTCACATAACATTTGCGACAAGGACGGGATGCAAAATTTGACAGAGAAGTTTGTTTTGGGGGTGGATAATTTGGAGTCatgcaaaaaaaacattcgaTGACCATAGTTTTGGATTTGAACAATAAAGAAGAGCATGAGGCAAAGAAAGATGTGATATTATTGTGGCCCATTGGGAGACAAGACGTACAAAATTCAGTAAAATCTTTGTGATCCCAAGAAGCCCACATAGAGACTGACTGATCGTGGCAATCTTGTTCACTGGCATGTTAATTAAATGCAGGGTCAGGAGAACAATGTGGGGATGGGGGAGAGGCACAATAGTGTTGGGTGAGTCGCGGCTGCATTTCAGGTAATCCTTAGAAAGGAGAGTGGTGATATTACAGAGTTTGAGGAGTGTGTTGGAGGATGGTAGTCTCCTGGGTACTGACAAGGGAAGTCCCTCAgatgtcaccaccagatctcgttcaaattttggtaggtgataggaaatggataccaaTGAGATGTAGTcccacatagcatgttagcttatgtcaagcttgatttttccttgccatgtcaaggttgaatttttcaagcctgagtccagcctatgtcaagctgccaaacttgattttcccttgtcgtgtcaaggttgaaatattttctggtcagaaagctcagtcactcacaaaactcacttacaactcaccactcatatataacactaaatcactcacctgtggctagcaagagcacacagtgttataccaccttttattaccagcttgcattgctatgtgggaaggtgtcatacccttgattcaggcttgttttttcaagcttgcaacaaccttgactggtggagactagttagcttgattcaagcttgaatcaagctaacaggcttgttttttccaggttgctgcaagcttgcagccttGATCAGTCAAGCTTGAATGAAGCTTGATTCCAGCTTGACTGATCTGCAAGCTgcaaatgctaaatattttttaaaatattagcgaCATAAAGTACCAGGAAAGTGCCTAAGTTTATGCAACCCAAAGTGCAACAATAGCcccttaaggtcgttttacacggggcacggaattgtgcaggttagaactgcgttgatttctaaaatggcgtggaattgcgcgaatgcatgaacgtaattggaacaggggctatttttccatctcacatcCACACATTcatgcatgtgttctagcaattcactgctttacacgaagcaattttgactgcacctttgtacacatgtcagattgtgcaacgtgccccgtgtaaaacggcctttatacttcATTACTTGGATTAGGAGCACCAACAGTATAATATTGGGATGTGGGTTGCATAAATTTAGGAGTTTCCCCCTGTTATTTTCCGTCGCtaatatttcaaaaagtattgaTCGTTGGCGggtgaaataaaaactacacCTCATAAGCATTCATTTCCTACCACCaagcaaaatttgaatgagatctgGCAGTGACACTTGAGGGGCTTTCCTAGTAAGACTTCTGTAAGCGAACTGGACAGGAATCTGCCAAATGCAGGACCTTGAGGCACTAGATGACAATTGTCTTTTAAAGTAGATATTAGGGATGGAAAGAAGTGAGTGTGTTTTGATGTGTCAAAATTTGTTTTGATCGTTCGTTCAATCAGAggttacatttaaaaattgtcttttttttccttttctgttgTATTCGATTGCTAACCTATTCTTTTGAGCGAtgaattttttctggggagagAGATAATGTGGTATGTTTGTATTGCTTGCATGTATGAATTTAGGGCATAATTTCTTTGATGCCTGACAATAAAAGGGATGCTATGGCTTCAAGAGCGTAcccaaggatcaaaactagaaggGGGCAAGCCGTAGTCATTCAAGTcataacacagaaaaggttatgagaccaaaatttcaagaaaattataacagtgctctaatggtttttataattatttgcttggaaaaaatattttattttgattacatgtTTAATACTTGTATCACTTTTgctggatttaaagaaaatttgttaaaaaaattcgttttgagataaatttacttttgcttctatggtagtaataatatttaaaaatccataGGAGATAATTTCTTAAAGTAATTTTACCTCATTGTAGTAACAAGTGCCACCATTCAAGCAGGGAACGACATTGCATCCAATATCCGTTGGAAGTTCAGTTGCTGTTGTCGTATCAATTGTACTGGATATATctgccccttccccccctcccctgggTACACCCATGTATGGGTTAGCATCAATTGTATGGCAATAAGAAATCGTCACCTCCAAACAGTAAATATCTGGAGTCATGCATCAAAATTCTGGATACTATggtagtaataatatttaaaaatccataGGAGATAATTTCTTAAAGTAATTTTACCTCATTGTAGTAACAAGTGCCACCATTCAAGCAGGGAACGACATTGCATCCAATATCCGTTGGAAGTTCAGTTGCTGTTGTCGTATCAATTGTACTGGATATATCTGTGTAGCTAGTTGTAAATGGTGGTCCCTCTGAAGATGTAGTTGTGGATATTTCTGTAGATGAGACAGAGTGTAGTGTACCAGTCACAGTTGAAGGTAACTCTGAGGTTTTCTCAGTTACTGTTGTTGTTTCAGTCGACAAGCTTAACGTAACATTGTCAACTCTGGAAATAGGTTCTGTGGCAGGGAACACAGAATCTGCTGTAACATGAGATACATTTGGCACAAATTCAGTTGTTTCAAATGTAGTGAAATTTTCAGCTACTGTCAACGTTTCAGGAGTACTACCAAGGCCGAGTGTAAATCCATTTGGTAATGTGGATGCGGTTATTTCTTCAGTTGAAGGCTCCTTGGAATAAGAAATAGTACCTTCGGTGATGCCAATTCCAGGCTGAATTGCAGAGTCAGTAATAACTTTATCAGTGATTTGCGAAGACTCGACCACTGTGAAAGTTGTTTCACTTGGGGAGGTACGCTCAGTAATCCACTGGGAAACTGAAATATGTGTTGAGTCCATTGGTTTTTCTGTCACATCAGACTCTCTGGGTAGCAATATATCTGAAACTGATTCTTCAGAAGTATCCATATCTTTTTCACTTGTGTACTGATATGTTACTGATGAAACTGAAGATTCAGCAGTTGTTGAAGTTATGCCATCCTCAGGAAATGATGTGAACGGCTtggtaaaaaatgaaagagtATCTGTTGATGCAATAGAAATTTGGGTTGATCCATCATCCGAAGATGTAGATGTCAACACAGATGAAGTATAATAAGGCTGTTTCGTACCCTCTGGTTGTGGAAATGGAGGTAAAAGTGTCACTTGAGTAGAGCTCTCACTAATGGTTGTATCAGTTTCAAAAGGTACAGATGATGAACCAGTGAGCCCTGCTTGCTCACTAGTGAAAGAAGTGTCCACTGCTCCAGTGAAAGGTGTACTTGTGGCTACATAAGATAAATCTGTTGCTCCATCAGTAGATGAGGCTATTGTGGTATCACTGGACACAGTCGTCACCTTTTCGGAAAACCAAACTTTATCTTCCCCTACTAAAGAAGGCACTTTGGTACTGGAAAACTCGTAAAAATATGTTGATGACTCTGAGGAGGAAGATGCTTCATCTACTGGTGTCACTCGCTCATCTTTTGCAACGGTAGTGGTTGGCAAAGTGGTGGTGGACAATGATATGCTTGATGAGTCAGTGGTTAAAGTTGTTGATTCTGCTGCTCCTGTAGGAGAGGGACTCTGGGTTTCTGTCATGGTAGAGTCCTTTTCAGAGGTAGAAGTGTAAGTCTCTACGGAAAACGTTGGAAACTCTTGCACTTGTCTTGTCACTGTAACAGTTTCAGGGCTCACTTTTGTTGGGAGCTCAGTTGCTACGGTAATATTTTCCACAATTGTACTTTCCAGAGTGCTTTTTTCAACATCAATTACATCTGATGAAGTAGAAAAAGTAAAAGGTGGCAGTGTGGACAGTGGCACAAGAGGAGACGTGTCTTCAGGAGTAAATCCAGGGAATTTGGTTGAGGTAGGATGGCATAAAGGATCAAATTCACCATCTGGTGAATCGTAGAGTGGGCACTCACaaaatttccccgtgaaattagCGGGACAGGAGCAAGTGAACGAATCTACACCGTCAATGCACTCCCCACCATTTTGGCATCGACCACCAGACACAGAGCTACTACCGTTCGAAGGCAACCACGGTGAAGATTCAGCAAGGAGACATTCATCATAGCGAAATTGGCACCTATCTCCATGGAAGTCTGGAACACAGTAGCACACTCTTTCACCATCAGATTCCAATAAGCATAGAGCACCATTTTCACACACATCTTCTTCATCTCCATCTTCATCTCCTGATTTATCAGTCTCTACACCTCCAAATATGTTAATTCTACTTCCATTGATTCCTCTGCACATCTGCAATGTCATCTCGCAATTTTTCCCAGTGTATCCTGCAAGGAAAACAACATGAGTTTCTGGAACATTTGATTAATTACACAAGTTTCAAGGTTCTTTAAGGAAAGGATACGAGGAATATGCAATCGTAATATGTAGTCATTTAGGGATAGATTTTTGCTTATTTACTATTTTCCGCTATTTCCTCATTGAAATCTTATTTGGGACATATTTGTGATAACTTGAAAAATTGTTGTAGCCCTTCTCATGAATTAATTTTGCATCAAGAGAAAATTAACACTCTATAAAcaagggtaaaataaaaaatctataagAGATAAATAATGAACAGTGACAGAAGTAAGATATCATATGGTACCCAAAGATGCACTGACTCTTCAACAAAAGATCTGTGGGTTGTAAGGGTAATATGGAAAGAATCAAgggtattttctctctctttggaTTTGGATATTAATTGGCTGCAATAAAATGGGTCCAGCTAATGATTATCCTCTTCTAGTGAGTAAAAACTTACCAAAGGGACAAGCACATGCATAATCACCAAGAAGATCAATACAGAGGCCTCCACTTTTACAGGGTGATGAAGCACATTCATCAATTTGAACCTCACAACGTTTCCCTGTCCATCCAGCAACGCACATGCAAGAGAATGAGGGTCCAGGGCCATCCAAGCAAACGCCACCATTAAAACATCGAGGACCTGAAATAATGAGATTTCATACAATGAATGAATAGGCAGCAAGATATTTCAACGCTGGGGCAAACATATTCTTTCAAATGAAaacatatatatgcatatattatcatatctccttccgactactgactcatacaaatgtttgggatgAAAAAGaggagatacgacaaaaagttaGAGAAGCAACTCCCTCTATAATCATCTGAAACCCagggaaaaattgttgaaatactAAATTTGCCTTCTATTTTTAATCATGCTAAGATTacatatcacaaaaaaattgatcgTTAAGGAAAAAACGGCTgccaaaaattgtaagaactgggaGAGTGAGCAGAAAAGTCTGCAGGCCATTCTTACGAGCGAAAGCAGTTCTCAATAGAGGCAGAGCCCTCGTAACGAGAGTAAGCAAGTTCTTTCATAAGATTGCTGATGATTAttgtcaaggagaatgatttggAAGTTTATTAAGAGCAGATCTAGAGAGGCAGGGAGTCGGTGGAAACAAAATCCTGGTGACGATGCCTCCATGATCGCTGGGAGGTGGCTGTTGTGTAAGCTACCAATACTTTTCACTTGGGCCCCCAGAGCCTAACCCAGTTCTTGGTAGCCCTGTTCAAGCTAAGCAAATTGACTGTTGAGCTCATCTATTGACATATCGATGGGCATGCTCAGTCACTTCTGTTCCTTGCAGCAGATtaagggggagggaagggggccAGCCCCTCGTAATttccagaaaaattaaaaagttggTAATTTTTAAGAAGGCACTCCAATGTACGAGTTTATTTCAATAGATTAACAGACATGGTCTagaaataatatgcataaaaatatctaaaatctaGATTTCTAcacatatcagacctcagacacATTATTGCC
Encoded here:
- the LOC124167629 gene encoding protein eyes shut encodes the protein MQPKSNHLLLVVGATIISWILRGSFAGLACLSNPCLNGICIDDVNSSFICFCADGFTGELCGTNWDECWSSPCENGGTCTDSIAAFNCSCPLGFTGERCEWNVDECASNPCLNGGTCIDQENGFVCSCPSGYAGSFCGIDVSVCNISYPMPHIPGPRCFNGGVCLDGPGPSFSCMCVAGWTGKRCEVQIDECASSPCKSGGLCIDLLGDYACACPFGYTGKNCEMTLQMCRGINGNEEDVCENGALCLLESDGERVCYCVPDFHGDRCQFRYDECLLAESSPWLPSNGSSSVSGGRCQNGGECIDGVDSFTCSCPANFTGKFCECPLYDSPDGEFDPLCHPTSTKFPGFTPEDTSPLVPLSTLPPFTFSTSSDVIDVEKSTLESTIVENITVATELPTKVSPETVTVTRQVQEFPTFSVETYTSTSEKDSTMTETQSPSPTGAAESTTLTTDSSSISLSTTTLPTTTVAKDERVTPVDEASSSSESSTTVSSDTTIASSTDGATDLSYVATSTPFTGAVDTSFTSEQAGLTGSSSVPFETDTTISESSTQVTLLPPFPQPEGTKQPYYTSSVLTSTSSDDGSTQISIASTDTLSFFTKPFTSFPEDGITSTTAESSVSSVTYQYTSEKDMDTSEESVSDILLPRESDVTEKPMDSTHISVSQWITERTSPSETTFTVVESSQITDKVITDSAIQPGIGITEGTISYSKEPSTEEITASTLPNGFTLGLGSTPETLTVAENFTTFETTEFVPNVSHVTADSVFPATEPISRVDNVTLSLSTETTTVTEKTSELPSTVTGTLHSVSSTEISTTTSSEGPPFTTSYTDISSTIDTTTATELPTDIGCNVVPCLNGGTCYYNEVTISYCHTIDANPYMGVPRGGGEGADISSTIDTTTATELPTDIGCNVVPCLNGGTCYYNECECTFRFDGRFCEKKKTVEVASFNGNSFLMHSLNISEHANQEVGEDSLSSEDFKSNFKRHTVKNVSVSEEESGPLFEEVYEYYDEYEYSHNYSYYADEDVEGYVESQRDNKTVNGSFTIIKGFNHSISDSRFENATVYHNFTEISNFSSTTDSSIIPSSEHVHNRTLPDGPTTAKPHQNISETVGSTNPGEIVNASIPGNELSPPQTLHHNGSRTGRGVRSVNSHSLISTSIAVKINLQERSLRVGGWGLVMKITLGRMAKASLAINHKSGLMRFHFTCGLGRSLLFGEEDGQRWAGQGRRQPIQSLIIPVLVTLEVLPYEAVHKNNPSSGNSYLQCAASLKINGQVAVRGQQRAPMPRKSSGGGVKQNILFLGGVPNMLLPCNQAMDESDESEKSKKYEQPPENDEDEHEGFVGCMQDLKINGIKREIFGDALDGNGITECKDSILTDKDLDRDDNPCFSLPCYGGSTCEVTEDGGWRCRCPTGWLGPSCEQSACDYNPCLYGATCLHDDVAGFACLCPLGKGGRLCENDIEVTKPCFDSGNNWDIEEHQPYIAYPLDHNHLSTPQLVFRFKFSPASLNQIGLLAYIGDLKVPKSLQSHHSSFLSEIKDSYYETTTNSMTTDQTSFTGQPTTDSKDIPTESTNQIPPSSTFQGETANFHSPLLKQEASREAEYTEDTTDNTFSDFSPPLDIPLFQDDGPPYLQNFSSFESLNSYSNYIFSPFSPFPYYLRQNGKDHIAVSYIRGHLVLTWDLGSGPRRIFTTEPLPMLKDDDRGGELDASIPVVSIDLSKYPNMMRDHSLPESFNDSKLNRSPQVPQDLEYSDSKLSPEVASPVLTSIGEKFRNASNLTNNNSTNHNSERNFTQGSSSVEYSNLEPSENADVLKNSPSELKTVSSDLDSTSRHNSNLHEVASDSVQDVDANVFEISQPVEEVLSHPHQLKDTNAQMNSPTSPSHFYEVTIWREGQQAWLKVGDQIVRGRSPGRHYQLNAHRPFLYLGGHDAGNISSLPHDIPLHSSFSGCIFDAEIRFGSQYMVFNKRLSVFTRGRGVGECGLDPCQLAKNKRGDGGGPCLNGGTCVPRGPTFICVCQKTWFGPLCADSGHNPCDDGTHSCRSGSTCVALPSGGYKCDCLPGTHGIYCERDSLIGWGVKLTGHRSFLGVRVPFRGWKRRPGSSPDKPKREAFCIDLEIKSNKPNSGGLILFVMGSQPDEYLSLSMSKKGEPELRIGPGSSRMSGPLIIGYNHEFQTQNFQQLADRKRARDRKNDRRTHSSGWRKIRIFRRGQRVFLAMDGLLYGAGTLDSPSQKLPTIRPYNNSVGSSLPLLYLGGLPDLAILPQHAVGDVGLARPFAGCIRSVAVDWLRVPLGEGAGSYGRNAYAC